In Brienomyrus brachyistius isolate T26 chromosome 11, BBRACH_0.4, whole genome shotgun sequence, the DNA window GGCCGCCCGGGTCTCCTCCTGAAGATGCTCCTCGGCGTCAGCCTGCGGTGGTTCCGGGGGTGTGACCTCCACTGgagtctcctccttctccttgcGGGTCACCCGGGTGACAGTGATACGTCGCTCCCTGCCTGTGCCTGCACTCTTGTGGCTCAGGCCCAGCTCCTCTGCAATCTGGTGCACCAGCAGGCGATCATGGCCACTTAGTGATGCGGGGAAGTCCAGGCGGCTCCTCTCTGGGTCCTCCATGAACCCCAGGAGCTGCTCTTTAAGTTCATCTTCACGGTTCTTTGTCTGCCCCTCCACGGTGGGATGGGAGACCCTGTCGCTTCCTGGGCAGGAGGCCGGTGGTCTATCCACTGCCGGGCTCCTCTTCTCAGACACTTTCCTCCTCTCCGTCTCCCTCTTCTTCCCCTGCGTCCGGACCTCCTTATTCCGACCAGTCTCCTGGTCCCGGCTATAGTTCTGCGGCACGGCATGCTCCAGGTACTCGAAAGCCGTCCGGACCTCTCCGTGCTCCGTTAAGTAGTCCACCAGCGAGCGTAGGAAGCCATGGTGCCGCACTGTCTGTGAATCGCAAACCACCGCCAGGTGGCGCCGAGCGCGGGTCACTGCCACATTGACCCTCCTGTCCTCAGCCAGGAAACCCACTTCTCCTGaagaaaccaaaaaaaaatagaaaaagaaTGAACAGTTGCTGGAGAGCGCTAACTGGCTTAATGACTGTATTAAGGTTGATAGAATATCTATGATAAGAAAACCAGATTATAATCAGTTAGAATCACACATCTGTTCATTATTTTGTATTGACAAGTTGCAGAGGTCCACAGAATGCATCTGACGATCAAAGCCGACACAAGTTCTGCTTATTTGATCCAGGGTAAcagtctggatttatacttgtCTGATTGGACTGCTGAAGGCAGTCCCCAGGTCTACTAAACCCAGAAACAATTCTATCCTACCTTTTCTGTTAGATCTGACCAATGAAAGCACCACAGCCTCCTTCTCCCTCCCCTGGAAGCCATCAACAGACTTGATCTCCAGCTCAGGATGCTTCTGGGAGAGTCTCTGCCTAAGGAGTTCCacctttggagaaaaaaaaaaagtgtgtctCAGTGCAGAAAAAACACGAGGCAGCAAAATGTCGCAACGTGCTGGCGATAAACTGAACGGCTGCTTGAGGGCTCCACCTGCAGGTTATAAGGTGCAATGACGGCTATGTCCCTGGCCTTCACTCCTGCCTTGGTCAGTGCTTCCACGTGCATCGCCACCACGTCTGCTTCACCTGTCGCCGATGACATAACTCTCTCATAACTCAACAGCAACTGCGCTCCATAAGCAGTGCTTCATCATGTCCACGGTACAGCTCAAAATGTGCAGTGTGTGCTCACTGCCAAAAAAGGCGCTAGAGAGTGTTCCAGTGTATGGCGGTACAAGCCTTATTACACTAGAGAAACTATGATAAACTGGTGAATAATCCAACCCACGCCCCATTTCTGCCATGTCAATGAGACATCACTGATATTACAATGACATTAGCCTATACAGTACACCAGGGTAACGTCGACCTGACAGTTTCACTTTTCAACCACTAGGGGGCCTGGACATGGCTGGTCACCTTCATTGCCTCGGGACTGCTCATCTGCGGCCTCCATCTCACAGAGGCCGCAGCCCGCCGTGTCGATCAGGAAGAGTGGAGTGTCCGTCTCCTCCACGCTGGACACTCCCGCCAGATCTCTGGGAAGCAAGAGGAGATGCACTTGACACAGCATGAGGACCAAACAGGCCTAAACCTGCCCAGCGCAGGCCAGACCAAACCCATTTCCTAGCCCAAATATTGCCGGCATGCTGCAGTAAGCACAGTGCACTCCAGCCTGCTATTAAAACGGACCAGACTGATCTGCTCTGGCATTATTTTAACTAGGAAGTGAATGATTGTGTTCTGGATATTAGCAGAAGGCATTCATTGATTATGTTTCCATCAAGCTGCATTAATCTATGGGACGAATCAGTAATACATTATTAATAATTCATGAAATACTGGTCATTCCAAATGAACATTTGCCTCCATAGTAACAAGGTCCAGGTCAGGGCCTCCAAGATGACCTGAAGTGCCCAGAGCATGTCCTCTGCAGCACTCAAGCCACGCCCACCTCAGCAGGTGCCCCTCCACGGAGCTGTGAGCCGAGAGCCTGCCCTGGTACATCTGCTCGGAGGCCCAGCGCATGATGCTGCCGTTCATGCGGTACTGCATGGTCAGCATTCGCACCACACCGTCGCCCAGCGTCTGGATGAGTCTCTCCATCAGGCTCAAGCCCAGGCCCTTGGAAGCCGCCCTGAGGGAGACGAGGCAAGGAAGGACGCAAATGGTCAATCTACTTACACAttcacattacatttacatatagCAGAAGCTCctatccaaagcaatgtacaattatgaaaacggggtcagccagtccccaaaacaactggggttaaggaccttctttaagggcccaacggtgaaatTCTGCTGACCTTGGaatttgaatcattgatcttccgatcacaggcacaaaggCCAAACCTGCAGAGCTACACACCACACGTATGTCAACTTCAACCACCCAAGTACTATCTTTGCTATTCAGCCTCCTTACAAATCTATCCACAGATCCCTATGGGTCAGGTTGTTACAGATATGACTGCTGGTTAGATAGAACCACCGCATCAAGCTTTATTTGCAAGTTCAGATAATAAACCCCGGAGGTGCAAGGACAGCTTAGGGGCTGGCAGCGAGGCCTTACTCGGGTGACTTGACCACAGGCGGGAGTTGCTGGTGGTCTCCGGCCAAGATGCAGCGACGGGCCCTGAGCAGGGGAATCCAGCAGCTGCTCTCCAGCGCCTGGCCGCATTCGTCGATCACCAGCAGGTCAAAGTGTTCAGCGGGCAGGACCTTCAGTGGCCCGTCGTCGCTGGCCCCTGGCGAGGGTGGAACAGCATTTATGTCATCAACTCCGTGTGGCAAAGTCGGTCACGTGACCTTGGGCCTGACTGTCACACAGAACTGCCGCCTGCAACAACAGTGCTCATTCTGtcagtttagaaatgctgttACACGTATCATAAACCAGATTCTGCAAGAAAGTGATTTTATAGGGACAGGTCAGTAGGGGGTGCAGTCATTAAGGATCTATACCAAAAGGCTAAAGGTGGTGGTCGCTTCTAATATCCAAGTGCATGACCTGCCATGTAGGAGAGCATGAATGTGCGATGGGGTCTCTCTCTCTATGCAGCTCACCCGTGTTAGTGGCCAGCATCACATCAGCGCCACTGAGAGCCTGCCTCATGGCCGCCCCCTCCCTGCCCGCCAGTTCCCTCCGTAGCTCCCGCACCTCCGCCCGAAGCTGGCTCCGCTCGCCTTTGTCACGCACCCTCTTCATCTTCGCCTTCATCAAGACCGAAGAAGAAACAGACCAGAATAGACAAATAAGGGAAAAATGTCAGCCTTGGGGTTTGTGACCGGATTGGGACAACAGCGAGTGTCCCGTCAGCCACATCTGCATGGTGAAAGTGCAAAAACCTGACATGGAGGAGCAACCATGTGGCGTGCTGAATTATAGAGTGCTGAGTTATGCGACTAACCACAGCCTTCTTGGCATAACACCCTGGATGGCATCTCACACCCCCGCATTACAGAAACAGTGTCAGGCCACGaatttaaggcctaaatttgTCTAGGACCAGAGGCCCAAGCGT includes these proteins:
- the ighmbp2 gene encoding DNA-binding protein SMUBP-2 isoform X1 encodes the protein MRSTNANNTSDMEVESFVSKSLELLREEREAELAETRLLQENASLKDLQRKGICLLKLHVASERTSLYGRLLVVFEPRKHVASSTLPSNSFSPGDIVGVYDTAGISASSQLGTGVVTRVTQSAVSVAFDESHDGLGLDGEALYNLLKLANDVTYKRLKNALTALNNYRGGVASSLINVFFGLSQPGTPLQSSDVEFFNPDLDESQREAVFFALSQREVAIIHGPPGTGKTTTVVEIILQAVRRGLKVLCCAPSNVAVDNLLERLVGGKARVLRLGHPARLLEAAHRHSLEAALAHGDGASIVADIRSDIDKALAKMKRVRDKGERSQLRAEVRELRRELAGREGAAMRQALSGADVMLATNTGASDDGPLKVLPAEHFDLLVIDECGQALESSCWIPLLRARRCILAGDHQQLPPVVKSPEAASKGLGLSLMERLIQTLGDGVVRMLTMQYRMNGSIMRWASEQMYQGRLSAHSSVEGHLLRDLAGVSSVEETDTPLFLIDTAGCGLCEMEAADEQSRGNEGEADVVAMHVEALTKAGVKARDIAVIAPYNLQVELLRQRLSQKHPELEIKSVDGFQGREKEAVVLSLVRSNRKGEVGFLAEDRRVNVAVTRARRHLAVVCDSQTVRHHGFLRSLVDYLTEHGEVRTAFEYLEHAVPQNYSRDQETGRNKEVRTQGKKRETERRKVSEKRSPAVDRPPASCPGSDRVSHPTVEGQTKNREDELKEQLLGFMEDPERSRLDFPASLSGHDRLLVHQIAEELGLSHKSAGTGRERRITVTRVTRKEKEETPVEVTPPEPPQADAEEHLQEETRAANQVDLKTLHLERMKREQAKREEKAKQRKDPEAATQSKTCKKAKHANKGKSSIKTVVPPHEDDFDTLIDAVVKAESVCSFVKCKANVQTLGQLCPFCNRRYCLSHHIPEVHGCGGQAKAETRRRISREGVLYAGGGPKDKSMDPSKKAYLQRKLDSKLKDLANQRKTKPREKEQ
- the ighmbp2 gene encoding DNA-binding protein SMUBP-2 isoform X2 gives rise to the protein MEVESFVSKSLELLREEREAELAETRLLQENASLKDLQRKGICLLKLHVASERTSLYGRLLVVFEPRKHVASSTLPSNSFSPGDIVGVYDTAGISASSQLGTGVVTRVTQSAVSVAFDESHDGLGLDGEALYNLLKLANDVTYKRLKNALTALNNYRGGVASSLINVFFGLSQPGTPLQSSDVEFFNPDLDESQREAVFFALSQREVAIIHGPPGTGKTTTVVEIILQAVRRGLKVLCCAPSNVAVDNLLERLVGGKARVLRLGHPARLLEAAHRHSLEAALAHGDGASIVADIRSDIDKALAKMKRVRDKGERSQLRAEVRELRRELAGREGAAMRQALSGADVMLATNTGASDDGPLKVLPAEHFDLLVIDECGQALESSCWIPLLRARRCILAGDHQQLPPVVKSPEAASKGLGLSLMERLIQTLGDGVVRMLTMQYRMNGSIMRWASEQMYQGRLSAHSSVEGHLLRDLAGVSSVEETDTPLFLIDTAGCGLCEMEAADEQSRGNEGEADVVAMHVEALTKAGVKARDIAVIAPYNLQVELLRQRLSQKHPELEIKSVDGFQGREKEAVVLSLVRSNRKGEVGFLAEDRRVNVAVTRARRHLAVVCDSQTVRHHGFLRSLVDYLTEHGEVRTAFEYLEHAVPQNYSRDQETGRNKEVRTQGKKRETERRKVSEKRSPAVDRPPASCPGSDRVSHPTVEGQTKNREDELKEQLLGFMEDPERSRLDFPASLSGHDRLLVHQIAEELGLSHKSAGTGRERRITVTRVTRKEKEETPVEVTPPEPPQADAEEHLQEETRAANQVDLKTLHLERMKREQAKREEKAKQRKDPEAATQSKTCKKAKHANKGKSSIKTVVPPHEDDFDTLIDAVVKAESVCSFVKCKANVQTLGQLCPFCNRRYCLSHHIPEVHGCGGQAKAETRRRISREGVLYAGGGPKDKSMDPSKKAYLQRKLDSKLKDLANQRKTKPREKEQ